Proteins from a single region of Dysosmobacter acutus:
- a CDS encoding ABC transporter permease yields the protein MKKKLKNFWELYKEAGVLAKIGLVVIVLWVIIAICAPLLAPYNPTKVDVANSFIPPAFSEGGSSAHLLGTDEVGRDILSRLIYGSRISLIVAIVAGVLSMCIGTTIGLVAGYFGGRVDTVCMRIVDVMLAFPFMFMALCFMVALGSGLGNIILVLGITGWVPYARTVRAEVLSIRKREFVISSEIVGCSKWRVIRTHVLPNVIDSAIVITTMQMANTILSEAALTFLGMGLPASIPSWGQMISSGRSYIYTSWWLTMIPGIAIFLVSLSINFVGDWIRDARDPRLRGSK from the coding sequence ATGAAAAAGAAATTGAAAAATTTCTGGGAGCTTTACAAGGAAGCGGGCGTTTTGGCCAAGATCGGCCTGGTGGTCATTGTGCTTTGGGTGATCATCGCCATCTGCGCGCCGCTGCTGGCTCCCTATAATCCCACGAAGGTGGATGTGGCAAACAGCTTTATTCCGCCCGCGTTCAGTGAAGGCGGCTCCAGCGCTCATCTGCTGGGCACCGATGAGGTGGGCCGGGATATTCTCAGCCGGCTGATCTACGGCTCACGGATCTCTTTGATTGTCGCAATTGTGGCCGGTGTTTTATCCATGTGCATCGGCACCACCATCGGCCTGGTGGCCGGATATTTCGGCGGCAGGGTGGACACGGTCTGCATGCGCATCGTGGACGTGATGCTGGCCTTCCCGTTCATGTTTATGGCCCTTTGCTTCATGGTGGCTCTCGGTTCAGGACTGGGCAATATCATCCTTGTCCTGGGAATTACGGGATGGGTGCCATACGCAAGAACCGTGCGTGCGGAGGTATTGTCCATCCGCAAGCGGGAATTCGTCATTTCCTCTGAAATAGTGGGGTGCAGCAAGTGGCGGGTCATCCGCACCCATGTGCTGCCCAACGTCATTGACTCCGCCATCGTGATCACCACGATGCAGATGGCCAACACCATCCTCTCTGAGGCGGCGCTGACCTTCCTGGGCATGGGTCTGCCGGCGTCCATCCCCTCCTGGGGACAGATGATCTCCTCGGGCCGGTCCTACATCTATACCTCCTGGTGGCTGACGATGATCCCCGGCATTGCCATTTTCCTGGTCAGCCTGTCCATCAACTTTGTGGGCGACTGGATCCGCGACGCCCGCGACCCCAGACTGCGGGGCAGCAAATAA
- a CDS encoding ABC transporter permease, with amino-acid sequence MGRYIVKRCFHALIVLFLVATTVFFIMRIVGDPATLMLDANATVAEYEQLKENLGLNDPLPVQYVNFLKEMFTLDLGSSYRYKRPVIDMIGEALPHTLELVGLSMLVAIPLAMMVGIIAAVKRNSWLDNVLTALTITGRSMPTFWLGLLLMYLFAVVLKWLPPSGSGGFKYLILPAITLSMGLATSTVRLTRNSMLSVIRQDYMTTAKAKGVSPTQLLVGHGLRNSLVGVITMIALQVGNLLGGSIVVETVFSYPGIGRVLVTGILVYDYPVVQASIVIMAALFVGINLVVDLLYTVIDPRISVQ; translated from the coding sequence ATGGGTAGATACATAGTCAAGAGATGTTTTCACGCATTGATCGTATTGTTTTTGGTGGCCACGACCGTGTTCTTCATCATGCGTATCGTGGGAGATCCCGCGACGCTGATGTTAGATGCCAACGCAACCGTGGCAGAGTATGAACAGCTGAAGGAAAACCTGGGACTGAACGACCCGCTGCCGGTACAGTATGTGAACTTCCTGAAAGAAATGTTTACGCTGGACCTGGGCAGTTCCTACCGTTACAAGCGCCCGGTAATTGATATGATCGGCGAGGCGCTGCCGCATACGCTGGAGCTGGTGGGGCTCTCGATGCTGGTGGCCATCCCGCTGGCGATGATGGTGGGCATCATTGCCGCGGTCAAGAGAAACTCGTGGCTGGACAACGTGCTGACCGCACTGACGATCACAGGCCGGTCCATGCCCACCTTCTGGCTGGGCCTGTTGCTGATGTACTTATTCGCGGTGGTGCTCAAATGGCTGCCGCCGTCCGGCTCGGGAGGGTTCAAATACCTGATCCTGCCAGCCATAACCCTGTCCATGGGCCTTGCCACCAGCACGGTCCGACTGACACGAAACTCCATGCTTTCGGTGATCCGGCAGGACTACATGACCACGGCCAAGGCCAAGGGCGTTTCGCCCACGCAGCTGCTTGTGGGCCACGGCCTGCGCAACAGCCTGGTGGGCGTGATCACCATGATCGCTCTGCAGGTGGGCAACCTGCTTGGTGGCTCCATCGTGGTGGAGACGGTGTTCTCCTATCCCGGTATCGGCCGTGTGCTGGTGACCGGCATTCTGGTGTACGACTATCCCGTTGTGCAGGCAAGTATCGTGATTATGGCGGCCCTGTTCGTGGGGATTAACCTGGTGGTTGACCTTCTCTATACCGTCATCGACCCGCGCATCAGCGTGCAGTAA
- a CDS encoding succinylglutamate desuccinylase/aspartoacylase family protein has protein sequence MAETVVLGKKLGSGERAYITLPVTTMASGYRLEVPVHVLNGMKPGPKIFLNAVSHGDAYTGMRVIKRVLETADVNELCGTIIAVPCANPIAFEWDSRNTPVDMNNLNRNFPGSAKGWFTDQLADVVCSICSEADMLIDWHGGSYGTAINYILMKKAEGELSDRILELGLAYGLEMYYNGAPAGPAAKYTGTLTDYMIGLGKPSIVAEIGAGTDLPFDQIALSAQGVFNVMRKMGMYPGEPIVPKTQYLIKKRPLLRPKNGGLFVPAVGFDHLNKTVPQGTLLAQILSPLTLEVIEEIVAPCEQTVFLNMRGYATKVHPGDYAYILGDLASAEQFHN, from the coding sequence ATGGCAGAAACCGTCGTTTTAGGGAAAAAGTTAGGCAGCGGCGAGCGTGCATATATTACTTTGCCGGTCACCACTATGGCCAGCGGATACCGTCTTGAGGTCCCGGTCCACGTGCTCAACGGCATGAAGCCCGGCCCGAAAATCTTCCTCAACGCCGTCTCCCACGGCGACGCCTATACCGGCATGCGGGTCATCAAGCGCGTGCTGGAGACCGCCGACGTCAACGAGCTCTGCGGCACCATCATCGCCGTGCCCTGTGCCAACCCCATCGCATTTGAGTGGGATTCCCGCAACACCCCGGTGGATATGAACAACCTCAACCGCAACTTCCCCGGCAGCGCCAAGGGTTGGTTTACCGATCAGCTGGCCGATGTGGTCTGCTCCATCTGCTCCGAGGCCGATATGCTCATCGACTGGCACGGCGGCTCCTACGGCACCGCCATCAACTATATTCTGATGAAGAAGGCGGAGGGCGAGCTGTCCGACCGCATTCTTGAGCTGGGCCTGGCCTACGGTCTGGAGATGTACTACAACGGCGCTCCCGCCGGCCCCGCCGCCAAGTACACCGGCACGCTGACCGACTACATGATCGGCCTGGGCAAGCCCTCCATTGTCGCTGAGATCGGCGCGGGCACCGACCTGCCCTTTGATCAGATTGCCCTCTCCGCCCAGGGCGTGTTCAACGTCATGCGCAAGATGGGCATGTATCCCGGCGAACCCATCGTCCCCAAGACCCAGTACCTCATTAAAAAGCGTCCCCTGCTCCGTCCCAAGAACGGCGGTTTGTTTGTTCCCGCAGTGGGCTTTGACCACCTGAACAAGACCGTGCCCCAGGGCACGCTGCTGGCCCAGATCCTCAGCCCCCTCACCCTCGAAGTCATTGAGGAGATCGTGGCGCCCTGTGAGCAGACCGTCTTCCTGAACATGCGCGGCTATGCCACCAAGGTCCATCCCGGCGACTATGCCTATATCCTGGGCGACCTGGCCAGCGCGGAGCAGTTCCACAACTGA
- a CDS encoding LURP-one-related/scramblase family protein — MKLLFRQRFFSWFDSYDIYDEQGRVVFTVEGQLAWGHCLHVLDGLGTHVGTVRERVLTLLPKFELYLGETYVGCIEKEFSLFHPRFEIDCNGWRIDGDFMEWDYAITDSGGREVARISKELFHLTDTYVIDVADGQDVLCALMVVLAIDAEKCSRN; from the coding sequence ATGAAGCTTCTTTTTCGCCAGCGGTTTTTTTCCTGGTTCGACAGCTACGACATCTACGATGAGCAGGGGCGGGTGGTCTTTACCGTGGAGGGACAGCTGGCCTGGGGGCACTGTCTGCACGTGCTGGACGGGCTCGGGACCCATGTCGGCACGGTGCGGGAGCGCGTGCTTACGCTGCTGCCCAAATTCGAGCTCTATCTGGGCGAAACCTATGTGGGGTGCATTGAAAAAGAGTTTTCCCTGTTTCATCCAAGGTTTGAAATAGACTGCAACGGCTGGCGGATCGACGGGGACTTTATGGAGTGGGACTATGCCATCACCGATTCCGGAGGGCGGGAGGTGGCCCGGATTTCCAAAGAGCTCTTTCACCTGACGGATACCTATGTGATCGATGTGGCCGACGGGCAGGACGTGCTGTGCGCGCTGATGGTGGTGCTGGCCATCGACGCGGAAAAATGCTCCAGAAACTGA
- the trkA gene encoding Trk system potassium transporter TrkA, with amino-acid sequence MKIIIAGVGKVGSILTKKLAAENHDVTIIDQNPDVIAELVNVCDVMGVCGNGASYSVQEEAGSEGADLLIATTSGDEVNILACLVAKKLGVRHTIARVRNPEYEKQLRFMREELGLSMVINPEKATAREISRVLRFPSALKVDTFSKGRIELVEYRIGEQSSLSGVRLTDLYENTRAKVLICAVARGNDVYIPSGEFLLQTGDKIYVTASPQELEACFRHLGVFRAQARAVMIVGASKICYYLASELCSTGMSVKIIDSDEQKCVTMSERLPQALLIQGDGTDAELLNEEGVGQSDAFVSLTGLDEANIIMAMYASKQGVGKVVAKVNRQSFVDLVASGSMTDSIVSAGGITSELILRYVRAMQNGMASHVKTLHRIVGDRVEALEFGVPRGSPLVGIPFKDLNLKNDLLVAGIARSNGKIIIPSGQDSLHCGDSVIVVTTHTSLRDLSDILKK; translated from the coding sequence ATGAAAATTATCATTGCCGGCGTAGGAAAGGTCGGCTCCATATTGACCAAGAAACTGGCGGCGGAGAACCACGACGTCACCATCATCGACCAGAACCCGGACGTCATCGCGGAGCTGGTTAACGTGTGCGATGTGATGGGCGTGTGCGGCAACGGCGCCAGCTACAGCGTGCAGGAGGAGGCCGGCTCCGAGGGAGCGGACCTGCTGATCGCCACCACCTCCGGCGACGAGGTGAACATTCTTGCCTGCCTGGTTGCCAAGAAATTGGGCGTGCGCCACACCATCGCCCGTGTCCGCAACCCCGAGTATGAAAAGCAGCTGCGCTTTATGCGCGAAGAGCTGGGGTTGTCCATGGTCATCAATCCGGAAAAGGCCACCGCCCGGGAGATTTCCCGGGTGCTGCGTTTTCCCTCCGCCCTGAAGGTGGACACCTTCTCCAAGGGCCGCATCGAGCTGGTGGAGTACCGCATCGGGGAGCAGTCCTCCCTGTCCGGCGTACGCCTCACCGATCTCTATGAGAACACCCGGGCCAAGGTGCTGATCTGCGCCGTGGCCCGGGGAAATGACGTGTATATCCCCTCCGGTGAATTCCTGCTGCAAACCGGCGACAAGATCTACGTCACCGCCTCGCCCCAGGAGCTGGAGGCCTGCTTCCGCCACCTTGGCGTGTTCCGGGCCCAGGCCCGGGCCGTCATGATCGTGGGCGCCAGCAAAATCTGCTACTACCTGGCCTCCGAGCTCTGCAGCACCGGCATGTCCGTCAAGATCATCGACTCCGACGAGCAAAAATGCGTGACCATGAGCGAGCGCCTGCCCCAGGCCCTGCTCATCCAGGGCGACGGCACCGACGCGGAGCTTCTCAACGAGGAGGGCGTGGGCCAGAGCGACGCCTTCGTCTCCCTCACCGGTTTGGACGAGGCCAACATCATTATGGCCATGTATGCCTCCAAGCAGGGTGTGGGCAAGGTGGTGGCCAAGGTCAATCGCCAGTCCTTTGTGGACCTGGTGGCCTCCGGCAGCATGACCGACAGCATCGTCTCCGCCGGCGGCATCACTTCGGAGCTGATCCTGCGCTATGTCCGGGCCATGCAAAACGGCATGGCCTCTCATGTGAAGACGCTGCACCGCATCGTGGGCGACCGGGTGGAGGCGCTGGAGTTCGGCGTCCCCCGGGGCTCTCCCCTGGTGGGCATCCCCTTTAAGGATCTGAATCTGAAAAACGACCTGTTGGTGGCGGGCATCGCCCGGTCCAACGGCAAGATCATCATTCCTTCCGGCCAGGACAGCCTGCACTGCGGCGACAGCGTGATCGTTGTGACCACCCACACCTCTCTCCGCGACCTTTCAGACATTCTGAAAAAATAA
- a CDS encoding TrkH family potassium uptake protein, with translation MNYRMVGFILGRILLVESVLMLLPLMVTLAYGESAVFAFCLPIVLSALCGALLGVRTPKNTTIYAKEGLVIVALSWLAMSLFGALPFYLCGSFSSFVDCFFETVSGFTTTGASILTEVESLEHGILFWRSFTHWVGGMGVLVFVMAILPLAGGRSVHLLRAEVPGPSVGKLVSRLGNTAKILYGIYIVLTLIEVVFLLAGGMSLFDALIHSFGSAGTGGFSNRNLSVGAYNNAYYDVVISTFMLLFGVNFNLYYFLLLRRFREVFRSEELKVYLGIVFASVMMIAVNLLRYYDTFLQCLRYAFFQVSSIITTTGYATADFEQWPSFSKTILVILMFIGASAGSTGGGIKVARIVILCKSSYRDLQRMLHPHAVTTVRFEGKPLDDKTLRGTYMFFSIYMGIFALSILLLSLEHFDLITTFTAVTACINNIGPGLSIVGPMGNYSGFSALGKLLLSFNMLVGRLEIFPVLMLLAPSVWKKPRRFSSSKKPCPYETEEDA, from the coding sequence GTGAATTACAGAATGGTCGGCTTTATTCTTGGCCGCATTTTACTGGTGGAGTCTGTTTTGATGCTCCTCCCCCTCATGGTGACACTGGCCTACGGCGAAAGCGCCGTATTTGCCTTCTGCCTTCCAATTGTTCTTTCAGCCCTCTGCGGCGCGCTGCTGGGCGTACGGACCCCGAAAAACACCACCATCTACGCCAAGGAGGGCCTGGTGATCGTGGCCCTTTCCTGGCTGGCAATGTCTCTTTTCGGCGCGCTGCCCTTTTATCTCTGCGGCTCCTTTTCCAGTTTTGTGGACTGCTTTTTCGAAACCGTCTCCGGCTTTACCACCACCGGCGCCAGCATTCTGACAGAGGTGGAATCCCTTGAGCACGGTATCCTCTTCTGGCGCAGCTTCACCCATTGGGTCGGCGGCATGGGCGTGCTGGTCTTTGTAATGGCCATTTTGCCCCTGGCCGGCGGCCGCAGCGTTCATCTGCTCCGGGCGGAGGTGCCCGGTCCCTCCGTGGGCAAGCTGGTCAGCCGCCTGGGCAACACCGCCAAAATCCTCTACGGCATCTACATTGTGCTGACGCTGATTGAGGTAGTCTTTCTGCTTGCGGGCGGGATGTCCCTTTTTGACGCCCTGATCCACTCCTTCGGCTCGGCGGGCACCGGAGGCTTCTCCAACCGCAATCTCAGCGTGGGCGCCTACAACAACGCCTATTATGATGTGGTCATCAGCACGTTTATGCTGCTGTTCGGCGTCAACTTCAACCTGTACTACTTTCTGCTGCTGCGCCGCTTCCGGGAGGTCTTTCGGTCCGAGGAGCTGAAGGTCTATCTTGGAATCGTCTTTGCCTCGGTGATGATGATCGCCGTCAATCTGCTGCGCTACTATGACACCTTCCTCCAGTGCCTGCGCTACGCCTTCTTCCAGGTGTCGTCCATCATCACCACCACGGGCTACGCCACAGCGGACTTCGAACAGTGGCCCTCCTTTTCCAAAACCATCCTGGTGATTCTCATGTTCATCGGCGCCTCGGCCGGCTCCACCGGCGGCGGCATCAAGGTGGCCCGGATCGTCATTCTCTGCAAATCCTCCTACCGGGATCTGCAGCGGATGCTCCATCCCCACGCCGTCACCACCGTCCGCTTTGAAGGCAAGCCCCTGGACGATAAGACCCTGCGGGGAACCTATATGTTTTTCTCCATCTACATGGGCATTTTTGCCCTGTCGATTCTGCTTTTGTCTCTTGAGCATTTTGACCTGATCACCACCTTCACCGCCGTAACCGCCTGCATCAACAACATCGGCCCCGGCCTCTCCATAGTTGGGCCAATGGGGAACTACTCCGGCTTTTCCGCCCTTGGCAAGCTCCTGCTCTCCTTTAACATGCTGGTTGGCCGGCTGGAGATATTCCCCGTGCTGATGCTGCTGGCGCCCTCGGTATGGAAGAAGCCCCGGCGCTTTTCCTCAAGCAAAAAGCCCTGTCCTTATGAAACAGAAGAGGATGCCTGA